A section of the Falco biarmicus isolate bFalBia1 chromosome 3, bFalBia1.pri, whole genome shotgun sequence genome encodes:
- the IRX2 gene encoding iroquois-class homeodomain protein IRX-2: protein MSYPQGYLYQPPGSLALYSCPAYGASALAAPRSEELARSSSGSAFSPYPGSAAFTAQAAATGFTSPLQYSTDPATGFPSYMGSPYDAHTTGMTGAISYHPYGSPAYPYQLNDPAYRKNATRDATATLKAWLQEHRKNPYPTKGEKIMLAIITKMTLTQVSTWFANARRRLKKENKMTWAPRNKSEDEDDDEGDGARSKEESPEKIPESNETSAEDEGISLQVDSLTDHSCSAESDGEKLPCRAGDPLCESGSECKDKYEDIEEEEDDDDDDEEEDIEEDEGGGGERDPPAKPATSSPLAAVEAPLLGHPHADAARSASKAALGGRASPGPPTPASKPKLWSLAEIATSDLKSQTLGQGCQPAPLSSATPASAPHSAAYSPSSLLGRHIYYTSPFYSNYTNYGNFNALQSQGILRYNSAAVASNEGLSQTVLNASSAHKQSSDSLKTITNQLEQHYRPSSYDSKKDPTEVCTVGVQPYL, encoded by the exons ATGTCCTATCCTCAGGGTTACCTCTACCAGCCCCCCGGCTCGCTGGCTCTGTACTCCTGCCCGGCGTACGGCGCGTCGGCGCTGGCGGCCCCCAGGAGCGAGGAGCTGGCCAGGTCTTCGTCGGGATCGGCGTTCAGCCCTTACCCGGGATCGGCAGCTTTCACCGCCCAGGCGGCGGCCACAGGCTTCACCAGCCCGCTCCAGTACTCCACAGACCCCGCCACGGGATTCCCCTCCTACATG GGCTCCCCTTACGACGCCCATACGACGGGGATGACCGGAGCCATCAGCTACCACCCGTACGGCAGCCCTGCCTACCCCTACCAGCTGAACGACCCCGCGTACAGGAAAAATGCCACCCGCGACGCCACGGCCACGCTGAAGGCCTGGCTCCAGGAGCACCGCAAGAACCCCTACCCCACCAAGGGCGAGAAGATCATGCTGGCCATCATCACCAAGATGACCCTCACCCAGGTCTCCACCTGGTTCGCCAACGCTCGCCGGCGGCTCAAGAAGGAGAACAAGATGACCTGGGCCCCGCGGAACAAGAGCGAGGACGAGGACGACGACGAAGGCGACGGGGCCAGGAGTAAAGAGGAGAGTCCCGAGAAGATACCCGAGAGCAACGAAACCTCCGCCGAGGACGAAG GAATCAGCTTGCAAGTCGACTCACTGACGGACCACTCCTGCTCCGCCGAGTCGGACGGCGAGAAGCTGCCCTGCCGAGCGGGAGACCCACTCTGCGAGTCGGGCTCGGAGTGTAAGGACAAGTACGAGGACAtcgaggaggaggaggacgacGACGACGACGACGAGGAGGAGGACATCGAGGAGGAcgagggcggcggcggggagcgcgaCCCGCCGGCCAAGCCCGCCACCTCCTCGCCGCTGGCGGCCGTGGAGGCCCCGCTCCTCGGCCACCCGCACGCCGACGCCGCCCGCAGCGCCAGCAAGGCGGCGCTGGGCGGCCGcgcctcccccggccccccgaCGCCGGCCAGCAAGCCCAAGCTCTGGTCGCTGGCCGAAATCGCCACCTCGGACCTCAAGAGCCAAACCCtgggccagggctgccagcccgCGCCGCTCTCCTCGGCCACCCCCGCCTCCGCCCCGCACAGCGCTGCCTACTCGCCCTCCTCCCTCCTGGGGAGGCATATTTATTACACCTCACCTTTTTATAGCAATTATACAAACTATGGGAACTTTAACGCTCTCCAGAGCCAGGGAATCCTGAGATACAACTCCGCAGCGGTGGCTTCAAACGAGGGACTAAGTCAGACTGTCCTaaatgccagctctgcccacaaGCAGAGCAGTGACTCTTTGAAAACGATCACTAACCAGCTAGAACAACATTACAGGCCCTCTAGTTACGACTCTAAGAAAG ATCCCACTGAAGTCTGCACAGTAGGAGTACAACCATACCTATAG